One segment of Streptomyces sp. NBC_01463 DNA contains the following:
- a CDS encoding DNRLRE domain-containing protein has product MTAPPRFLSPFVRTRTRLSLTLGLVLAALTAALLPWWQSGGSSPATAGGANGATGAAPVSTGPRDEATAMAEALRTRAQVLVDTATDATSLTWALPNGSFKTRITAAPTRAKNAKGEWAPIDNKLKRTAEAPRGLGIAPANPAVPVRFASGSAHKARAGRSFARTGTPGGTVLAEVELDGHTVAYTWPGALPEPVLDGPRALYSEVLPGVDLLLVAREEGGMAQVLIVKTPEAARQDALKTVSYGLDSATAVFRQDRKASRVQVLDKAGQEVGSIPTPFAWDSSGRDPELPEGAPNRTSAATPDDVLKLSGLTGVEPGAQAAPLPITLDGENTHNARLGLGFAATGLAAREDITYPLFVDPPLNPGWDAWTVAYKPYPSTSFFNGTNFSSGTSDARVGHESDTGGTARSFWRMDWSKSIKGAKITSATFKVLNNHSWSCTKREFQLWRTGAISSGTTWNAQPSWSDEIERKSFAHGWSSSSCKDEYEDFNVKDAAQYATDRGDASVTLGMRATTESDTQTWRKFKATSATIEAVYNRNPSEPTSGSSAPGGSCKPGPGAGVTVGKTNITLSVTAKDPDNNMSKVRFRFWKTGGTVPAGVEIAIGASGGTAKYTIPSSDPLLKDLTTNTTFSWDAMGKDSAGATSSIYPPGTEPCRITVDPSGPSQPTVTSDVFLKATDDGATWATVAFGLTGPITFESPGAVKFTYAWGGVSPVTVNADAAGLATVPDLRPPNAGPNTLQVYAYDSLGNMSARTDHTTYVPPRDNADGPGDTGGDGTPDLLLIDSTGVLRTYPGQPGGELYGQLTSSYTTGADGKSTPAPAGHWYNATTGKAALIAHYQDAYPGDGTTDLFAVDPSGGFWLYPGDGYGSFDVGDRMKIRLPSNAPAPSTWIQLKAVGDITGDKLPDLVLRTDAALWVLSGYSGATIRTATQMNSDAWGRRDVVNLADMNKDGTPDLLWRNLDNGNMYVRHGKPGSTAGSVDLNSLMLAANSLNGDVPFGSSWTEANVDTAIGIPDINKDGIPDIWARFAADGHMAIYNPSTTNTNAPVKTVIGSGWGDKRAFG; this is encoded by the coding sequence GTGACCGCGCCGCCTCGTTTTCTCAGCCCCTTTGTGCGCACGCGCACGCGGCTGTCCCTGACCCTCGGCCTCGTACTGGCCGCCCTCACCGCTGCCCTGCTGCCGTGGTGGCAGTCCGGCGGCTCTTCCCCGGCCACCGCCGGCGGTGCCAACGGCGCCACCGGCGCCGCCCCCGTGTCCACCGGCCCGCGCGACGAGGCCACCGCGATGGCCGAGGCCCTGCGCACCCGCGCGCAGGTACTCGTCGACACGGCCACCGACGCCACCTCGCTGACCTGGGCGCTGCCCAACGGCAGCTTCAAGACCCGGATCACGGCCGCACCCACCCGGGCGAAGAACGCCAAGGGTGAGTGGGCCCCGATCGACAACAAGCTCAAGCGGACGGCCGAGGCCCCCAGGGGACTCGGTATCGCGCCCGCGAACCCGGCCGTTCCCGTCCGCTTCGCGAGCGGCAGCGCCCACAAGGCGCGCGCCGGACGCTCGTTCGCCCGCACCGGGACACCGGGCGGGACGGTGCTCGCCGAGGTCGAACTCGACGGCCACACCGTCGCGTACACCTGGCCGGGCGCCCTGCCCGAGCCGGTCCTCGACGGGCCGCGCGCCCTGTACTCCGAGGTCCTGCCGGGCGTCGACCTGCTGCTCGTCGCCCGGGAGGAGGGCGGCATGGCACAGGTCCTGATCGTCAAGACCCCCGAGGCCGCGCGGCAGGACGCGCTGAAGACCGTCTCGTACGGCCTCGACTCCGCCACGGCCGTGTTCCGTCAGGACCGCAAGGCCAGCCGGGTCCAGGTCCTGGACAAGGCCGGCCAGGAGGTCGGATCGATTCCGACGCCGTTCGCCTGGGACTCCAGCGGCCGTGACCCCGAGCTGCCCGAGGGCGCCCCGAACCGCACCTCCGCCGCCACCCCGGACGACGTCCTGAAGCTTTCCGGACTGACCGGCGTCGAGCCCGGCGCGCAGGCGGCGCCGCTGCCGATCACCCTGGACGGCGAGAACACCCACAACGCCCGGCTCGGCCTCGGCTTCGCCGCCACCGGTCTTGCGGCGCGCGAGGACATCACGTACCCGCTGTTCGTCGACCCGCCGCTGAACCCCGGCTGGGACGCGTGGACAGTGGCCTACAAGCCGTACCCGAGCACCAGCTTCTTCAACGGCACCAACTTCTCCTCCGGTACCTCCGACGCCCGCGTCGGCCACGAGTCCGACACCGGCGGCACCGCCCGCTCCTTCTGGCGGATGGACTGGTCGAAGAGCATCAAGGGCGCGAAGATCACCAGCGCGACCTTCAAGGTGCTCAACAACCACTCCTGGTCCTGTACGAAACGCGAGTTCCAGCTGTGGCGTACCGGCGCGATCTCGTCCGGCACGACATGGAACGCGCAGCCGAGCTGGTCCGACGAGATCGAGCGCAAGTCCTTCGCGCACGGCTGGTCGTCGAGCTCCTGCAAGGACGAGTACGAGGACTTCAACGTCAAGGACGCCGCTCAGTACGCCACTGACAGGGGCGATGCGTCCGTGACCCTGGGCATGCGGGCCACGACCGAGTCGGACACCCAGACCTGGCGCAAGTTCAAGGCGACCTCGGCGACCATCGAGGCCGTCTACAACCGCAACCCGTCCGAGCCCACCAGCGGCTCCTCGGCGCCCGGCGGTTCCTGCAAGCCCGGCCCCGGCGCGGGCGTGACGGTCGGCAAGACCAACATCACCCTGTCGGTGACCGCCAAGGACCCCGACAACAACATGAGCAAGGTCCGCTTCCGCTTCTGGAAGACCGGCGGCACGGTCCCGGCCGGTGTCGAGATCGCGATCGGTGCCTCCGGAGGCACCGCCAAGTACACGATCCCGTCCAGTGATCCCCTGCTGAAGGACCTCACCACCAACACCACGTTCTCCTGGGACGCGATGGGCAAGGACTCCGCCGGCGCGACGTCCTCCATCTACCCGCCGGGCACCGAGCCCTGCCGCATCACGGTGGACCCGAGCGGCCCGTCCCAGCCCACCGTCACCAGCGACGTGTTCCTCAAGGCCACCGATGACGGCGCCACATGGGCGACCGTGGCCTTCGGCCTGACCGGACCGATCACCTTCGAGTCGCCCGGGGCCGTGAAGTTCACCTACGCGTGGGGCGGAGTCAGCCCCGTCACGGTCAACGCCGACGCCGCCGGCCTCGCCACCGTCCCCGACCTGCGGCCGCCGAACGCCGGCCCCAACACCCTCCAGGTCTACGCCTACGACAGCCTCGGCAACATGAGCGCACGGACGGACCACACGACCTACGTCCCGCCGAGGGACAACGCCGACGGCCCGGGTGACACCGGCGGCGACGGCACCCCCGACCTGCTCCTCATCGACAGCACCGGCGTGCTGCGCACGTATCCGGGCCAGCCGGGCGGCGAGCTGTACGGCCAGCTCACCTCCTCGTACACGACAGGCGCCGACGGCAAGTCGACGCCGGCCCCGGCCGGTCACTGGTACAACGCGACGACCGGCAAGGCCGCGCTGATCGCGCACTACCAGGATGCCTACCCGGGCGACGGGACGACGGACCTCTTCGCCGTAGACCCGTCAGGCGGGTTCTGGCTCTACCCGGGCGACGGCTACGGCTCGTTCGACGTCGGCGACCGGATGAAGATCCGCCTCCCGTCGAACGCGCCCGCGCCGTCCACCTGGATCCAGCTCAAGGCCGTCGGTGACATCACCGGCGACAAGCTGCCCGACCTGGTGCTGCGCACCGACGCGGCCCTGTGGGTGCTCTCCGGCTACAGCGGTGCCACCATCCGGACCGCGACCCAGATGAACTCCGACGCCTGGGGGCGCCGCGACGTCGTCAACCTCGCCGACATGAACAAGGACGGCACGCCCGACCTGCTCTGGCGCAACCTCGACAACGGCAACATGTACGTGCGTCACGGGAAGCCCGGCTCCACCGCCGGCAGTGTCGACCTCAACTCCCTGATGCTGGCGGCCAACTCGCTCAACGGAGACGTCCCGTTCGGCAGCAGCTGGACCGAGGCGAACGTCGACACCGCGATTGGCATCCCGGACATCAACAAGGACGGCATCCCGGACATCTGGGCCCGGTTCGCGGCGGACGGCCACATGGCCATCTACAACCCGTCCACCACCAACACCAACGCGCCCGTGAAGACGGTCATCGGATCCGGCTGGGGCGACAAGCGGGCCTTCGGCTGA
- a CDS encoding LemA family protein — protein sequence MVVLVVWWVVRTYNRLVRLRNQTQASWAQIDVQLKRRHELIPNLVESARGYAAHERGTFEAVTAARGAAVSGTLGVTERAAAEDALTTTLGKLFALGESYPDLKADQHFSTVQAELRTAEDKVAYARQFYNSAVQSYHTALESFPGNVVSGLGGAHERREYFEAADAAQEAVQVRFA from the coding sequence TTGGTCGTTCTGGTCGTGTGGTGGGTCGTCCGGACCTACAACCGCCTCGTCCGGCTGCGGAATCAGACGCAGGCCTCGTGGGCGCAGATCGATGTGCAGCTGAAGCGGCGGCACGAACTGATACCGAATCTGGTGGAGAGTGCGCGCGGCTACGCTGCTCATGAGCGCGGCACCTTCGAAGCGGTCACGGCCGCGCGCGGGGCCGCCGTCAGCGGCACGCTCGGTGTGACCGAACGGGCGGCAGCCGAGGACGCGCTCACCACGACGCTGGGCAAACTGTTCGCGCTCGGCGAGAGCTATCCCGACCTCAAGGCGGACCAGCACTTCAGTACGGTGCAGGCCGAGCTGAGGACGGCGGAGGACAAGGTCGCCTACGCGCGGCAGTTCTACAACAGTGCGGTGCAGAGCTACCACACCGCCCTCGAGAGCTTCCCGGGGAACGTCGTGTCGGGCCTGGGCGGCGCGCACGAGCGGCGCGAGTACTTCGAGGCCGCCGACGCGGCGCAGGAGGCCGTCCAGGTGAGATTCGCGTGA
- a CDS encoding DUF2207 domain-containing protein → MTLTEQLYWGGAALIVLWLVAFGFALVATRNGEVTPGPATQEFGDDPEPPAVVSLLGNGWRGVEHAAAATLLDLAARGLVELRQPGDDPARSTVHATEAGRAAAGLPPYEQRVLDRVNARAADGGAPIGAIAFRDAKRAAAWNSSLRQEIIAEARQRGLSRFRYSRLLGSALMFSAFVPGALFTVAAVMGGHNLRAAFAVGVAPGAALAFLLGKSLRERATPEGLERAGHWAGLRAWLTAHEDFARLPPASVTVWDRYLAYGTALGVTSLSSRLLGFDSGDRRRVWSSYGGTWRPVRIRYPRLRPGFGASTKRLLYLAAGLGVFAACVAVYAVLRQPDWSVVVDAQHGDSLRRPGLVLSIGWVGSALLGLVVAGTFNRWTLLVAFLAMMPGNFASGSHGWFVDAAAHEGPLPVEFAAIAVFGALAVYFLVLACLERREAGTITGEVLRMEPRKGREAARFLVLDEGDTDLTTAWALPAASQGIATGAQVRLRVSPATRTIRSAELVRAAMPEGDRARALKQDAP, encoded by the coding sequence GTGACACTCACCGAACAGCTCTACTGGGGCGGCGCCGCCCTGATCGTGCTCTGGCTCGTCGCCTTCGGGTTCGCGCTCGTCGCCACCCGCAACGGCGAGGTCACGCCGGGGCCCGCGACCCAGGAGTTCGGGGACGACCCCGAACCGCCGGCCGTGGTCAGCCTGCTCGGCAACGGCTGGCGGGGTGTGGAACACGCCGCCGCGGCCACCCTGCTGGACCTCGCGGCCCGCGGGCTCGTCGAGCTCCGGCAGCCGGGCGACGACCCGGCACGCAGCACCGTGCACGCCACCGAGGCCGGCCGGGCGGCGGCGGGCCTGCCGCCGTACGAGCAGCGGGTGCTGGACCGGGTCAACGCCCGCGCGGCGGACGGCGGCGCGCCCATCGGGGCGATCGCCTTCCGTGACGCCAAGCGCGCCGCCGCCTGGAACTCCTCGTTGCGCCAGGAGATCATCGCCGAGGCCCGGCAGCGCGGCCTGTCCCGGTTCCGCTACTCGCGGTTGCTCGGCTCCGCGCTGATGTTCAGCGCCTTCGTACCCGGTGCGCTGTTCACCGTGGCCGCGGTCATGGGAGGGCACAACCTGCGCGCCGCGTTCGCCGTCGGCGTGGCTCCGGGGGCCGCGCTGGCCTTCCTGCTCGGCAAGTCACTGCGCGAGCGGGCGACACCCGAGGGCCTCGAACGCGCCGGGCACTGGGCCGGACTGCGCGCCTGGCTGACGGCGCACGAGGACTTCGCCCGGCTGCCGCCCGCGTCCGTGACCGTCTGGGACCGCTATCTCGCGTACGGCACCGCGCTCGGCGTCACCAGCCTGAGCAGCCGGCTCCTCGGATTCGACTCCGGAGACCGGCGGCGCGTCTGGTCCTCGTACGGAGGGACCTGGCGCCCGGTACGGATCCGCTACCCGCGACTGCGTCCCGGCTTCGGCGCCTCGACGAAGCGGCTGCTGTATCTGGCGGCGGGGCTGGGCGTGTTCGCGGCGTGCGTCGCCGTGTACGCGGTGCTGCGGCAGCCCGACTGGTCGGTCGTGGTCGACGCGCAGCACGGCGACTCACTGCGCCGGCCGGGTCTGGTGCTGAGCATCGGCTGGGTGGGCAGCGCACTGCTCGGGCTCGTGGTGGCGGGCACGTTCAACCGCTGGACCCTGCTCGTGGCGTTCCTCGCGATGATGCCCGGCAACTTCGCGAGCGGCAGCCACGGCTGGTTCGTCGACGCGGCGGCCCACGAGGGCCCCCTGCCCGTCGAGTTCGCCGCGATCGCCGTCTTCGGGGCACTGGCGGTGTACTTCCTGGTACTCGCCTGCCTGGAGCGGCGGGAAGCCGGCACGATCACCGGCGAGGTGCTGCGGATGGAGCCGCGCAAGGGCAGGGAGGCGGCCCGGTTCCTGGTCCTGGACGAGGGGGACACCGACCTCACCACCGCCTGGGCGCTGCCCGCCGCCTCGCAGGGCATCGCGACCGGCGCCCAGGTGCGGCTGAGGGTATCGCCGGCCACCCGCACCATCCGCTCCGCCGAGCTGGTGCGGGCCGCGATGCCGGAGGGCGACCGCGCGAGGGCCCTCAAGCAGGACGCCCCGTAG
- a CDS encoding magnesium and cobalt transport protein CorA has product MLSNIRRAVRRTQGRAVDLSHPARSPLGSSVVNCVVYRDGVRQHGHGDVEDCLRRVRKTGDGFVWIGLHEPEREEFTGLAELFDLHRLAIEDAVQGHHRPKVNRYGDMLFAVFKTVCYVEHTELTETSEVVDTGELMAFVGTDFVITVRHGGHGSLGPLRNDLEQTPEQLAKGPAAVLHAIADHVVDEYAAVADAVESDIEVVENAVFSENSGRGDAGRIYQIKRELLELKRAVAPLDRPLQQLATRSAPVVDAEIQAYFRDVADHLARAAEQIASYDALLDSILQAHLAQVAVAQNEDMRRITAWAAIVAVPTMVCGVYGMNFDHMPELRWTYGYPLVLCVIAAACFVIHRGFRRNGWL; this is encoded by the coding sequence ATGCTCAGCAACATCCGCCGCGCGGTCCGCCGCACCCAGGGCCGTGCCGTGGACCTGAGCCATCCGGCGCGATCACCGCTGGGCAGCTCGGTGGTGAACTGCGTGGTCTACCGCGACGGCGTACGGCAGCACGGCCACGGAGATGTCGAGGACTGTCTGCGGCGCGTGCGCAAGACGGGCGACGGGTTCGTCTGGATCGGTCTGCACGAGCCGGAACGCGAGGAGTTCACCGGCCTCGCCGAACTCTTCGACCTGCACCGGCTGGCCATCGAGGACGCGGTCCAGGGACATCACCGGCCCAAGGTGAACCGGTACGGCGACATGCTGTTCGCGGTCTTCAAGACCGTCTGCTACGTCGAGCACACGGAGCTCACCGAGACCAGCGAGGTGGTGGACACGGGCGAGCTCATGGCCTTCGTCGGCACCGACTTCGTCATCACGGTCCGGCACGGCGGGCACGGCTCCCTGGGCCCGCTGCGGAACGATCTCGAGCAGACACCCGAGCAGCTGGCCAAGGGCCCGGCCGCGGTGCTGCACGCCATAGCCGACCATGTGGTCGACGAGTACGCGGCCGTGGCCGACGCCGTGGAGAGCGACATAGAGGTCGTGGAGAACGCCGTCTTCAGTGAGAACAGCGGCCGGGGCGACGCGGGCCGTATCTACCAGATCAAGCGGGAACTGCTGGAGCTGAAGCGCGCCGTGGCGCCGCTGGACCGGCCGCTGCAGCAGCTCGCCACACGGTCCGCCCCCGTCGTCGACGCGGAGATCCAGGCGTACTTCCGTGACGTGGCCGACCACCTGGCCAGGGCCGCCGAGCAGATCGCCTCCTACGACGCGCTCCTCGACTCCATCCTCCAGGCCCACCTGGCCCAGGTCGCCGTCGCCCAGAACGAGGACATGCGCAGGATCACGGCCTGGGCCGCGATAGTCGCCGTGCCGACCATGGTGTGCGGCGTCTACGGCATGAACTTCGACCACATGCCCGAACTCCGCTGGACCTACGGCTATCCCCTCGTCCTCTGTGTCATCGCCGCCGCCTGCTTCGTCATCCACCGGGGCTTCCGTCGCAACGGCTGGCTCTGA
- a CDS encoding serine/threonine-protein kinase produces the protein MSLRGGDPAEIGGYPLEARLGSGGMGTVFLARTSSGRPVAIKLIHQQFAGDEEFRIRFRQEVAAARRVSGAFTAAVVDAAPDAEQPWMATTYIEGQTLAQRITANGPLDGAELRRLAIGLAEALRDIHRVGVVHRDLKPSNVVLSPEGPRVIDFGISRAVDQQTLTMTGRVIGTPPFMSPEQLQAPRGVGPRSDVFSLATLLVYAATGHGPFDADSPYMTAYQVVHEEPSLDAVPAALRAVVESCLAKEPEGRPSADELLVLLRDLPADLGGAVPNGSGTGRTRDMHTQHHLLTRATPSPATPPGPGTGSTGTAIGRRLRGRWRPVLAAAVAVGAIGGGVAAVTGDGFGGRSDGDKGNSVAAPGATLPAGFAPWHKTVPGGIEDIPDELRCVAHGDALFCGGGGVVATRVRASDGSRVWTAKSPGVPVQGMHLVGATDDTVLGYRFAAQDAPQDPRSEVVALDANDGGELWSVPSGAQSTAVTGRTLDAVVVGSTVVTVDASNSRFEARDAHSGDVTWTTPFPAGTQCAPVPAGPRFFAMCATNAEVDALEVRHPTLHVVDRATGKLGGPVAVNGPAEPVGVDDGSVVLLHQHMEGPAMAGYDGVARVDPATRKVTYAPLAKTYAGTPGLADGTVYVSGQTGLVTALDPATGRKKWSRQTGVEGAAGPAAGPGALYFSSATGRVVALSPSDGRVLWTTDPQADGLTGEQGASPRVTVAGRALFVAAAKNTLFAFDARKPPKSG, from the coding sequence GTGTCGCTGCGCGGAGGCGATCCAGCCGAGATCGGCGGCTATCCGCTCGAGGCCCGGCTCGGCTCGGGTGGCATGGGCACGGTCTTCCTGGCCCGTACGAGCTCGGGGCGGCCCGTCGCGATCAAGCTGATCCACCAGCAGTTCGCGGGGGACGAGGAGTTCCGCATCCGCTTCCGGCAGGAGGTGGCGGCGGCGCGGCGGGTGAGCGGCGCGTTCACCGCCGCCGTGGTCGACGCCGCCCCCGATGCCGAGCAGCCGTGGATGGCGACGACGTACATCGAGGGGCAGACGCTCGCCCAGCGCATCACGGCGAACGGCCCGCTCGACGGGGCGGAGCTGCGCAGGCTCGCCATCGGGCTGGCGGAGGCGCTGCGCGACATCCACCGCGTGGGGGTCGTCCACCGTGACCTGAAGCCCTCGAACGTCGTGCTCTCGCCCGAGGGCCCGCGCGTCATCGACTTCGGCATCTCGCGCGCCGTGGACCAGCAGACGCTGACGATGACGGGCCGGGTCATCGGCACGCCGCCCTTCATGTCGCCGGAGCAGTTGCAGGCGCCGCGGGGCGTGGGGCCCCGCTCCGATGTCTTCTCGCTGGCGACACTGCTCGTGTACGCGGCCACGGGCCACGGTCCCTTCGACGCCGACAGCCCCTACATGACGGCGTACCAGGTCGTCCACGAGGAGCCGTCGCTGGACGCCGTGCCGGCGGCCCTGCGCGCGGTCGTCGAGTCGTGCCTGGCCAAGGAGCCCGAGGGCCGCCCGTCGGCGGACGAACTCCTCGTGCTGCTGCGGGACCTGCCGGCCGACCTCGGCGGGGCCGTCCCGAACGGTTCCGGCACGGGCCGTACCCGCGACATGCACACCCAGCACCACCTCCTGACGCGGGCCACCCCGTCGCCGGCCACCCCGCCCGGTCCCGGCACGGGAAGCACCGGCACGGCCATCGGCCGCCGTCTGCGCGGCCGCTGGCGGCCCGTGCTCGCGGCCGCGGTCGCCGTGGGGGCGATCGGCGGCGGGGTCGCCGCGGTGACCGGCGACGGCTTCGGAGGCAGGAGCGACGGCGACAAGGGCAACAGCGTCGCCGCTCCCGGCGCCACGCTCCCGGCCGGCTTCGCACCGTGGCACAAGACCGTCCCCGGCGGTATCGAGGACATCCCCGACGAGCTGCGCTGTGTCGCGCACGGCGACGCGCTGTTCTGCGGGGGCGGCGGCGTCGTCGCGACCCGGGTCAGGGCCTCGGACGGTTCACGGGTCTGGACCGCGAAGAGTCCGGGCGTCCCCGTCCAGGGCATGCACCTGGTGGGAGCCACCGACGACACGGTGCTCGGGTACCGCTTCGCCGCCCAGGACGCCCCGCAGGACCCTCGCAGCGAGGTGGTGGCCCTCGACGCGAACGACGGCGGCGAGCTGTGGTCCGTGCCGTCCGGCGCCCAGTCGACGGCCGTCACGGGCCGGACGCTGGACGCCGTGGTGGTCGGCTCCACCGTGGTGACGGTCGACGCCTCCAACTCCCGCTTCGAGGCGCGGGACGCGCACAGCGGTGACGTCACCTGGACGACCCCGTTCCCCGCGGGTACCCAGTGCGCTCCCGTCCCGGCGGGCCCCCGCTTCTTCGCGATGTGCGCGACGAACGCGGAGGTGGACGCCCTGGAGGTGCGTCACCCCACCCTCCACGTGGTCGACCGGGCCACGGGGAAGCTGGGCGGGCCCGTCGCGGTCAACGGTCCCGCCGAGCCGGTGGGCGTCGACGACGGCAGCGTCGTACTCCTGCACCAGCACATGGAGGGACCGGCGATGGCCGGCTACGACGGGGTGGCGCGGGTCGATCCGGCCACGCGGAAGGTCACCTACGCACCACTGGCCAAGACGTACGCGGGCACGCCCGGCCTTGCGGACGGCACCGTCTACGTGAGCGGACAGACCGGTCTCGTCACGGCGCTCGACCCCGCGACCGGCCGGAAGAAGTGGTCGCGGCAGACAGGGGTGGAGGGTGCGGCGGGTCCAGCGGCGGGTCCCGGCGCGCTGTACTTCAGCTCGGCCACCGGCCGGGTGGTGGCCCTTTCGCCGTCCGACGGCAGAGTGCTGTGGACAACGGATCCGCAGGCCGACGGCCTGACGGGCGAGCAGGGCGCAAGCCCGCGGGTGACCGTCGCGGGGCGGGCGCTGTTCGTCGCCGCGGCCAAGAACACGCTCTTCGCCTTCGACGCGCGGAAGCCGCCGAAGTCGGGCTGA
- a CDS encoding serine/threonine protein kinase, which translates to MATAGVSLADRYLLRRLLGRGGMGEVWLGRDAVLGREVAVKVMPVAPDTVSERRFLREAEVLAGLRHPGITVVHDAGRHDTYRFIVMELLTGHDLARLLAEQRAGQLSFARAVDLMSQTVDAVAAAHQHGVVHRDLKPANLFVQAGDRVKVCDFGIARVSDTSETLTSAGPVLGTPAYMSPEQHQGRTADARTDLYSLGVVLFEMLTGVLPFPVDQPLYALMRQHVEATPPRPSALRPGIPRELEKLVMGLLAKDPARRPDTREVAAALAELTARDALPTAAPGSGRTSRHDRGRRPRTPTLAANPAPDAGAGVAFDLLRTLRSNSGGSVDALAFSPDGQALATGHSRSGVRLIDPHTGKVLHPLTGTDDRVHTLAFAPDGRTLATGGEGPVVRLWDGRTNTLRAQLTGHTGTVVSVAFAPDGHTLAVGSYAGLRLWSADTAKRLADLSGGTGPAAFSPDGRLLVSGGTDGYVRRWSPRSGKSHRPRSVRPNGQVRLLAFGPDGQSIAAVCAPLTARDKGLVNVVDTRTGRGHRRLTGHTEDVGALAYSPDGRLLVSGDHGGTVIVRDARSGAQLLILPERSERVRALAYSPDGATLAVGCFDGSIRLWGLRS; encoded by the coding sequence ATGGCGACGGCCGGGGTGTCGCTTGCCGACCGGTACCTGCTTCGGCGGCTGTTGGGGCGCGGTGGCATGGGCGAGGTCTGGCTGGGCCGGGACGCGGTGCTGGGGCGTGAGGTCGCCGTCAAGGTCATGCCCGTCGCGCCGGACACCGTCTCGGAGCGGCGCTTCCTGCGCGAGGCCGAGGTCCTCGCCGGTCTGCGGCACCCGGGGATCACGGTGGTGCACGACGCCGGCCGGCACGACACGTACCGCTTCATCGTCATGGAGCTGCTGACCGGCCACGACCTCGCCCGGCTGCTGGCCGAACAGCGGGCGGGGCAGCTGTCGTTCGCCCGTGCGGTGGACCTGATGAGCCAGACCGTCGACGCCGTCGCTGCGGCCCACCAGCACGGGGTGGTCCACCGCGATCTGAAGCCGGCCAACCTGTTCGTGCAGGCGGGCGACCGGGTGAAGGTCTGCGACTTCGGTATCGCCCGCGTCTCCGACACCTCCGAGACGCTGACCTCGGCCGGTCCGGTCCTCGGCACTCCGGCGTACATGTCGCCCGAACAGCACCAGGGCCGGACGGCGGACGCGCGCACCGACCTGTACTCCCTGGGCGTCGTGCTGTTCGAGATGCTGACGGGTGTCCTCCCGTTCCCCGTCGACCAGCCCCTCTACGCCCTGATGCGCCAGCACGTGGAAGCGACCCCACCGCGGCCGAGCGCGCTCCGCCCCGGCATACCGCGCGAGTTGGAGAAGCTGGTCATGGGGCTGCTGGCCAAGGACCCGGCACGGCGGCCGGACACCCGGGAGGTGGCCGCGGCACTGGCGGAGCTGACCGCCCGGGACGCCCTGCCGACCGCGGCACCGGGTTCCGGGCGGACCTCCCGGCACGACCGCGGCCGGCGGCCCCGGACGCCCACCCTCGCGGCGAACCCGGCACCGGACGCCGGAGCGGGTGTCGCGTTCGACCTGCTCCGCACATTGAGGAGCAACTCCGGCGGCTCCGTCGACGCCCTGGCGTTCAGCCCCGACGGGCAGGCCCTCGCCACCGGTCACAGCCGCTCGGGCGTCCGCCTGATCGACCCGCACACCGGCAAGGTGCTCCATCCCCTCACCGGAACCGATGACCGCGTCCACACACTCGCGTTCGCCCCCGACGGCCGCACACTCGCCACGGGAGGCGAAGGCCCGGTGGTACGTCTGTGGGACGGCCGTACGAACACGCTGCGGGCCCAGCTGACCGGGCACACCGGAACCGTCGTGAGCGTGGCGTTCGCACCGGACGGTCACACCCTCGCCGTCGGCAGCTACGCGGGGCTGCGCCTCTGGAGCGCCGACACCGCGAAGCGCCTGGCCGATCTGTCGGGCGGCACGGGCCCGGCGGCGTTCAGCCCCGACGGCCGTCTCCTCGTGTCGGGCGGCACCGACGGCTATGTGCGCCGCTGGAGCCCGCGTTCGGGCAAATCGCACCGCCCGCGGTCCGTCAGACCGAACGGCCAGGTCCGTCTTCTCGCGTTCGGCCCGGACGGGCAGAGCATCGCCGCCGTCTGCGCACCGCTCACCGCCCGGGACAAGGGGCTGGTCAATGTGGTGGACACACGCACCGGGCGGGGGCACCGCCGGCTCACCGGCCACACCGAGGACGTGGGTGCGCTGGCGTACAGCCCGGACGGGCGGCTGCTCGTGTCCGGCGACCACGGGGGCACCGTCATCGTCCGGGACGCCCGCTCCGGCGCGCAGCTCCTCATCCTGCCCGAGCGGTCCGAGAGGGTCCGCGCGCTGGCGTACAGCCCGGACGGCGCGACGCTCGCCGTGGGCTGCTTCGACGGAAGCATCCGCCTCTGGGGCCTCCGTAGCTGA
- a CDS encoding carboxymuconolactone decarboxylase family protein, protein MEARMTSPANPDVITAIQHLYKAIHAGGVDGRLLSLVHLRASQINGCSPCIFASVRAAQKAGETEDRLHHVVAWRETPFYTDEERAALALAEAATRIQDGAPGVTDEIWNTAAGHFTEEQLGAITLEVALTNFFNRLNHTVKEQAGKTW, encoded by the coding sequence ATGGAAGCACGCATGACAAGCCCGGCCAATCCCGACGTGATCACGGCGATCCAGCACCTCTACAAGGCGATTCACGCCGGAGGGGTGGACGGACGCCTTCTCTCGCTGGTCCATCTGCGGGCCAGCCAGATCAACGGCTGCAGCCCCTGCATCTTCGCCTCCGTCCGGGCGGCGCAGAAGGCCGGTGAGACGGAGGACCGGCTGCACCACGTCGTCGCGTGGCGCGAAACGCCCTTCTACACCGATGAGGAGCGGGCGGCCCTCGCCCTGGCCGAGGCCGCCACCCGGATCCAGGACGGTGCCCCGGGTGTGACCGACGAGATCTGGAACACCGCCGCCGGCCACTTCACCGAGGAGCAACTGGGTGCGATCACCCTGGAGGTCGCGTTGACCAACTTCTTCAACCGGCTCAACCACACGGTCAAGGAGCAGGCCGGCAAGACCTGGTGA